Proteins from a genomic interval of Chanos chanos chromosome 3, fChaCha1.1, whole genome shotgun sequence:
- the rcc2 gene encoding protein RCC2 homolog — translation MPRKKVTDVSGNGGLKRKRGGGRKKDRDFSSDDEFDDYDQENTKKPGKPASKSGLQPVTVAEDVKEKIKLEVPKVKGQLLIFGATNWDLIGRKEVPKQQAAYRNLGQNLWGPHRYGCLNDVQVSSVVSGPCAAHSLLITTEGKLWSWGRNEKGQLGHGDTKRLEAPKLIEALGEEVIVAAACGRNHTLALTENGVVYSVGENKLGQLGQGNQTDAVLSPAPIQYNGQPLVKVACGAEFSMVVDCKGNLYSFGCPEYGQLGHNSDGKFIARAQRIEFDCELIPRRVAIFIEKTKDGQVMPVPNVVARDVACGANHTLVLDSQKRVFSWGFGGYGRLGHTEQKDEMVPRLVKLFDFPGRGATQIYCGYQCSFAVSETGGLFFWGVTNTSRESTMYPKAVQDLCGWKIRSLACGKSSIIIAADESTISWGPSPTFGELGYGDNKPKSSTTAQEVKTLDGVYSEQVVMGYSHSLVIARQETEQEKERLKKLPEYNPRTL, via the exons ATGCCCCGCAAGAAGGTGACAGATGTTTCTGGGAATGGAGGcttgaagaggaagaggggaggTGGCAGGAAGAAAGACCGGGACTTCAGCAGTGATGATGAGTTTGATGACTATGAtcaggaaaacacaaagaaaccaGGGAAACCAGCATCGAAGTCTGGCCTCCAACCAGTCACTGTGGCTGAGGACGTGAAGGAGAAGATT AAACTTGAGGTTCCTAAAGTCAAAGGTCAGCTTCTCATCTTTGGGGCCACCAACTGGGATTTGATTGGTCGTAAGGAAGTGCCAAAACAACAAG cgGCCTACAGGAATCTGGGGCAGAATCTGTGGGGGCCACACCGTTACGGCTGTCTGAATGACGTGCAGGTGAGCAGTGTGGTGTCAGGACCCTGTGCAGCACACAGCTTGCTCATCACAACCGAGGGAAAACTCTGGAGCTGGG GTCGCAATGAGAAAGGGCAGTTGGGCCACGGTGACACCAAACGTCTGGAGGCTCCAAAGCTGATCGAGGCCTTGGGGGAGGAGGTCATCGTAGCTGCGGCTTGTGGGCGGAACCACACCCTTGCCTTAACGG AAAATGGTGTGGTGTACTCGGTTGGAGAGAATAAATTGGGTCAACTCGGTCAGGGCAACCAGACAGATGCTGTTCTCAGCCCAGCCCCA ATTCAGTACAATGGGCAGCCTCTGGTGAAAGTGGCTTGCGGAGCAGAGTTCAGTATGGTGGTGGACTGTAAGGGAAATCTCTACTCCTTTGGCTGCCCAGAGTACGGCCAGTTAG GGCATAACTCTGACGGGAAATTCATTGCTCGAGCTCAGCGCATCGAGTTTGACTGCGAGCTGATCCCGCGACGAGTGGCCATCTTCATCGAAAAAACGAAAGATGGTCAAGTGATGCCTGTGCCCAACGTCGTGGCTCGAGATGTGGCCTGTGGTGCCAATCACACT CTGGTGCTGGATTCGCAGAAACGCGTGTTCTCCTGGGGTTTCGGGGGTTATGGCCGTCTTGGCCACACGGAGCAGAAAGATGAAATGGTTCCTCGTTTGGTCAAGCTCTTTGACTTCCCTGGTCGTGGGGCAACCCAAATATACTGTGGATATCAGTGCTCGTTCGCTGTCAGTGAGACAG GTGGCTTGTTTTTCTGGGGTGTAACAAACACTTCTCGTGAGTCCACCATGTACCCCAAAGCTGTGCAGGACCTCTGTGGCTGGAAGATCCGTAGTCTGGCCTGTGG TAAGAGCAGTATCATCATTGCAGCAGATGAGAGCACCATAAGCTGGGGTCCATCTCCCACATTTGGAGAGCTG GGATATGGTGATAACAAACCCAAGTCCTCCACCACTGCTCAGGAGGTCAAAACTCTGGATGGGGTTTATTCAGAACAG GTGGTGATGGGCTACTCACACTCGCTTGTTATCGCCCGccaagagacagagcaggagaaagaaaggCTCAAGAAGCTGCCAGAATACAATCCACGCACTCTCTGA
- the LOC115807535 gene encoding 60S ribosomal protein L22 — MASGKKQQSARGGKKKKQILKFTLDCTHPVEDGIMDAANFEQFLQERIKVNGKAGNLGGGLVTIERSKSKITVSSEVPFSKRYLKYLTKKYLKKNNLRDWLRVVANTKESYELRYFQINQDEEEEEDED, encoded by the exons ATGGCTTCTGGG AAAAAGCAGCAGAGCGCCCGAGGTggcaagaagaagaagcagattCTTAAGTTCACTTTGGACTGCACTCATCCCGTTGAGGATGGCATTATGGACGCAGCCAATTTT GAACAGTTCCTACAGGAGCGCATCAAAGTGAATGGCAAAGCAGGAAACCTCGGAGGTGGACTTGTGACCATTGAGAGGAGTAAGAGCAAGATCACTGTATCCTCTGAAGTCCCCTTCTCCAAGAG ATACCTGAAATATCTGACCAAGAAATATTTGAAGAAGAACAACCTTAGAGACTGGTTGCGTGTTGTAGCTAACACCAAGGAAAGCTACGAACTACGCTACTTCCAGATCAACcaagatgaggaggaagaggaagatgaggattaa